From Caretta caretta isolate rCarCar2 chromosome 3, rCarCar1.hap1, whole genome shotgun sequence, a single genomic window includes:
- the SERTAD4 gene encoding SERTA domain-containing protein 4, producing the protein MTLVLSMQRFCEPIVSGGAAEIAEYQTLWGSHCGSKTSPSDPQQQGDRAPCHSLAGSHYRGISNPITTSKITYFKRKYVEEEDFHPPLSSCTHKTVSVFEERAHILYMSLEKLKFIDDPEVYLRRSVLINNLMKRIHGEIVMQNNWCFSACSFGGPSSQEWFMAQDCPYRKRLRMAKEECEKFHTCCFYQECGSHYLNLPFSVNTNGETSSSSSSSSSSSSSSPISLPSCSHQVDYGIGSTPVYRRDDQVLANEIFITNAESHGNQEKAKLNDEKGGNKTDQDGITLNCEPMKGDLALECKGKFYDYFETGCNDKKSNINESWKKSLRGKESLPSNKMCCSKGSKI; encoded by the exons ATGACTCTGGTGCTGTCCATGCAGAGATTCTGCGAGCCCATTGTCTCGGGAGGAGCGGCCGAGATCGCAGAGTACCAGACCCTGTGGGGGTCGCACTGTGGCAGCAAGACTAGCCCCTCGGATCCTCAGCAGCAGGGAGACAGGGCACCATGTCATTCTCTGGCAG GATCACATTACAGGGGAATTTCAAATCCTATAACAACATCCAAGATCACATACTTTAAAAGGAAATATGTGGAAGAAGAGGATTTTCATCCACCACTCAGCAGCTGTACGCATAAA ACAGTTTCTGTTTTTGAGGAGCGGGCACACATTCTTTACATGTCTTTGGAAAAACTGAAATTTATCGATGATCCCGAAGTCTACCTACGGAGATCCGTCCTCATAAACAATTTAATGAAGAGAATCCATGGAGAAATTGTCATGCAAAACAATTGGTGCTTCTCTGCTTGCTCTTTTGGTGGTCCCTCATCGCAAGAGTGGTTTATGGCTCAAGACTGTCCTTATAGAAAACGTCTTCGGATGGCAAAAGAGGAGTGTGAAAAGTTCCATACTTGCTGCTTTTATCAAGAATGTGGCAGTCACTATTTAAATTTACCCTTCTCTGTTAATACTAATGGGGAgacttcttcttcctcttcttcctcctcctcctcttcctcctcctcccctataTCTTTGCCAAGTTGTTCCCACCAGGTGGATTATGGCATCGGCAGCACCCCTGTTTACAGGCGTGACGACCAGGTTCTTGCTAACGAAATATTCATTACTAATGCCGAGTCTCATGGTAATCAGGAAAAGGCAAAATTAAATGATGAGAAAGGAGGTAACAAAACTGATCAAGATGGTATCACTCTAAACTGTGAACCTATGAAAGGCGACCTTGCTCTTGAATGTAAAGGCAAATTTTATGATTATTTTGAGACTGGATGTAATGACAAAAAGAGCAACATAAATGAATCTTGGAAAAAGTCCTTAAGGGGAAAGGAATCTTTGCCAAGTAATAAAATGTGCTGCAGCAAAGGAAGTAAAATATGA